The Litchfieldia alkalitelluris genome has a window encoding:
- a CDS encoding helix-turn-helix domain-containing protein → MNQLDNIIGVEEASKLWGLSSGYIKNLCASGKIQAKKIGKTWVILKDQPNPSKSSS, encoded by the coding sequence ATGAATCAATTAGATAACATTATAGGCGTTGAGGAAGCTTCCAAACTTTGGGGGCTTTCCTCTGGATACATTAAAAACCTTTGCGCGAGTGGCAAAATTCAAGCTAAGAAAATCGGTAAAACATGGGTTATTCTAAAAGATCAACCTAACCCTTCAAAGTCCTCTAGTTGA
- a CDS encoding DNA-methyltransferase has protein sequence MGGIKNEQFLNKILHGDCLEWMTQINDDSVDLIIVDPPYYQVKGEFDFVFESEEHYLFFMKTCLNQFTRVLKPTGSMYVYCSQQMGAYIDLMLRDVIDIKNRLIWYRSGGVSPKKKFKLSHEPLFYCVKDIDNHTWNVDEIRVLSKYADKDKRLNPNGKVPDDVWEIPNLVGKKKEKVNHPTQKPLQICERIIKASSNIGDTLLIPFVGSGSECVSAIKFNRNFIGIEKEWDYCEIANERIKEAYKQNSIKK, from the coding sequence ATGGGCGGTATAAAGAATGAACAGTTTTTGAACAAGATTCTTCATGGAGATTGTTTGGAGTGGATGACACAGATAAACGATGATTCAGTGGATTTAATAATAGTTGATCCTCCTTATTATCAAGTAAAAGGAGAGTTTGATTTTGTATTTGAATCAGAAGAACATTATCTATTTTTTATGAAAACTTGTCTTAATCAGTTTACCAGAGTTTTAAAACCTACTGGTTCAATGTACGTATATTGTTCTCAGCAAATGGGAGCGTATATTGATTTGATGTTAAGGGATGTAATTGATATAAAAAACAGATTGATATGGTACAGAAGTGGCGGGGTATCACCTAAGAAGAAATTTAAATTATCTCACGAACCCTTGTTTTATTGTGTAAAAGACATTGATAATCACACTTGGAATGTGGACGAAATAAGAGTGTTAAGTAAATACGCAGACAAAGATAAAAGGCTAAACCCGAACGGCAAAGTTCCTGATGATGTTTGGGAAATTCCGAACTTAGTTGGAAAGAAGAAGGAAAAGGTAAATCATCCTACTCAAAAACCTTTGCAGATATGCGAAAGAATTATAAAAGCCAGTTCCAATATCGGTGATACTTTATTAATTCCTTTTGTCGGTAGCGGTTCTGAGTGTGTTTCTGCTATTAAATTTAATCGGAATTTTATAGGGATCGAAAAAGAATGGGACTACTGTGAGATTGCTAATGAAAGAATAAAAGAAGCATATAAACAAAACTCAATAAAAAAGTGA
- a CDS encoding sigma-70 family RNA polymerase sigma factor encodes MIDYTEHIGLVHKVITNLFGSHDNARTVANRKGIDLDDLIQVGTIALWESAEKFDESKGFTFSTYAFKNIRFLIMSEINRNNPIHISMHIPTSERIRINSNVVWADKEFGEQSLFGKVSAPVNVEDEAITEADLSRMLDALNERERYIISARLNEVSFRELGAEMGLSHQGVHLILKKAIKKLKARGIYC; translated from the coding sequence ATGATTGATTACACGGAACACATCGGATTAGTACACAAAGTAATAACGAATTTATTCGGCAGCCACGATAACGCTCGTACAGTTGCGAATCGAAAGGGAATCGACTTAGACGATCTCATTCAAGTCGGTACGATTGCGCTATGGGAATCAGCGGAGAAATTCGACGAATCAAAAGGATTTACGTTTTCCACTTACGCTTTTAAGAACATTCGATTCTTGATAATGTCGGAGATTAACCGAAATAACCCGATTCATATATCGATGCACATACCGACAAGTGAGCGTATTCGAATTAACAGTAATGTCGTTTGGGCGGATAAAGAATTCGGGGAGCAGTCTTTATTCGGAAAGGTATCTGCGCCAGTTAACGTTGAGGATGAGGCGATCACTGAAGCGGATTTATCACGAATGCTCGACGCGTTAAACGAAAGGGAGCGTTACATTATAAGTGCGCGATTAAACGAAGTATCGTTCCGCGAGCTAGGAGCCGAGATGGGATTATCGCACCAGGGCGTGCACTTGATATTAAAGAAGGCTATCAAGAAATTGAAAGCTAGAGGGATATATTGCTGA
- a CDS encoding tyrosine-type recombinase/integrase has product MGRIIVNAVEYDTKISRLNKALVKDFLTEKKAQQKTVNTLKQYNYDMRIILTIIYRHYDNKALTELTRKDIRNMAILFQDMQMSNARVNRLLSTLRSALEYFADDDETDDYEFNVGSRVKGLPKAPVREITFLTEEQVHWLRDTLFDQGKLVQAVYLMLSYTSAARRNEVHQVLKEGLAEKFSTNTVIGKRQKKFKLYYDDDTRQIIVKYLEWRGEDDIPELFVKVMRDGSKRFVHPSTFNYWCDEFGRMLTIREGKKIHVNPHCFRHTRLEVLSRKNVPIEKLKTLANHNDISTTASYLADRGEEDIAEIFGMAADDFK; this is encoded by the coding sequence ATGGGTCGTATCATTGTCAACGCGGTTGAATACGACACCAAGATAAGCAGATTAAACAAAGCACTGGTCAAAGACTTTTTAACCGAAAAGAAGGCGCAACAGAAAACGGTCAACACGTTAAAGCAATACAACTATGATATGCGAATTATCTTAACGATTATCTATCGTCACTATGATAACAAGGCATTAACGGAGCTCACTCGTAAGGACATCCGCAACATGGCGATTTTATTCCAAGATATGCAGATGAGTAACGCGAGGGTTAACCGGTTACTGAGTACATTACGGTCTGCACTCGAATATTTTGCGGATGATGACGAAACTGACGATTATGAGTTTAACGTTGGATCTCGAGTAAAAGGATTGCCGAAAGCACCCGTGAGAGAAATTACGTTTCTAACAGAGGAGCAGGTTCACTGGCTCCGCGATACCTTGTTCGACCAAGGTAAGTTAGTTCAAGCGGTATATCTAATGTTATCGTACACAAGTGCAGCAAGACGAAACGAAGTACACCAAGTATTAAAAGAGGGGTTGGCGGAAAAGTTTTCAACCAATACTGTCATCGGCAAACGGCAGAAGAAATTCAAATTGTATTATGACGATGATACTAGGCAAATTATCGTCAAGTACCTGGAGTGGCGCGGTGAGGACGATATACCCGAGCTATTCGTAAAGGTTATGAGAGATGGAAGTAAACGATTCGTTCACCCGTCAACGTTTAACTATTGGTGTGACGAGTTTGGCCGAATGCTAACGATTAGAGAAGGCAAAAAGATTCACGTTAACCCACACTGCTTCAGGCACACCCGACTCGAGGTGCTATCCCGAAAGAATGTGCCGATTGAAAAACTGAAAACACTAGCGAATCATAACGACATTTCGACGACAGCTTCGTACTTGGCGGATCGAGGCGAGGAGGACATCGCAGAGATATTCGGAATGGCGGCAGACGATTTTAAATAG
- a CDS encoding helix-turn-helix domain-containing protein gives MDAVHSGLIADMGPERWQTLCTIAAFMNANGECYPTQYMIADRLKVKRETANRRIKSLCEYRWNGKPLVVKEQVRKTETQQWDNVRYTILPVSHLAIFGHVT, from the coding sequence GTGGATGCAGTTCACAGCGGACTAATCGCAGATATGGGTCCTGAGCGATGGCAGACGTTATGCACAATCGCAGCTTTCATGAATGCAAACGGTGAATGTTACCCAACGCAATACATGATCGCTGACCGACTGAAGGTGAAACGCGAGACAGCTAACCGAAGGATAAAGTCGTTATGTGAGTATCGATGGAACGGTAAGCCGTTAGTTGTGAAGGAGCAGGTAAGAAAAACCGAAACACAGCAGTGGGATAACGTTAGGTATACGATACTCCCAGTCAGTCATTTAGCTATATTCGGCCATGTGACGTAG
- a CDS encoding HNH endonuclease signature motif containing protein yields MESAQELLDAGFSKTKTAEMIGVHHSKICRLVDIGELEIYLPFDDGDDKHQSKDLYEWLWEEDELEALLWKGYDEGKVDINAVLGERYYSVGRYVQNNYKNFHLFLAQKGFLPLEDNFFKTCSTCGESKQLKNFSKRKGEFVFGLEPQCNRCVEGRVRNNLINNESYKDRCKVVGKKWRDRNKDKLYVYGHIRRARESNLLNDLTTEQLEITKLSFSGCALTGDKTYHMDHVIPLAIGHGGTTYGNMIPLRSDLNISKHCNNIFEWFEANRQRFELSQERFDTLIDWLASANAMTVKEYREYVYWCHANPCDVNDKGVI; encoded by the coding sequence GTGGAATCCGCGCAAGAATTGCTAGACGCAGGTTTTTCAAAAACTAAAACAGCTGAAATGATAGGGGTGCACCACTCTAAGATATGCAGACTAGTGGATATCGGAGAGCTGGAGATATACTTACCTTTTGATGATGGCGACGATAAACATCAAAGTAAAGATTTATATGAGTGGTTATGGGAAGAAGACGAATTAGAAGCACTACTCTGGAAAGGCTACGATGAAGGGAAAGTTGATATCAATGCTGTACTCGGAGAGAGGTATTACAGTGTAGGCAGGTATGTCCAGAATAATTATAAAAACTTTCATTTGTTTTTAGCACAAAAAGGGTTCTTACCGCTAGAAGATAATTTCTTCAAAACATGCTCGACTTGCGGTGAGAGTAAGCAATTAAAAAACTTCTCGAAGAGAAAGGGAGAATTCGTATTTGGGTTAGAGCCTCAATGTAATAGATGCGTAGAGGGCAGAGTGAGAAATAATCTCATTAATAACGAAAGCTATAAGGACCGTTGTAAGGTAGTGGGTAAAAAATGGAGAGATAGAAATAAGGATAAATTATATGTATACGGGCATATAAGGAGAGCTAGAGAAAGTAATCTTTTAAACGACTTGACAACGGAGCAGTTAGAAATCACTAAATTATCTTTTAGTGGATGCGCTCTAACCGGAGATAAAACCTACCATATGGATCACGTAATACCGTTAGCGATTGGTCATGGCGGAACAACATACGGTAATATGATTCCGCTAAGAAGCGACTTAAATATATCTAAACACTGTAACAATATTTTTGAATGGTTCGAAGCTAATAGGCAGCGCTTCGAGCTATCGCAAGAACGTTTCGATACTCTAATCGATTGGCTGGCGTCGGCAAACGCTATGACCGTAAAAGAGTATCGAGAGTATGTTTACTGGTGTCACGCGAACCCTTGCGATGTTAACGATAAGGGAGTGATATAA
- a CDS encoding tyrosine-type recombinase/integrase, producing MPKKKQIFTVTDELNDIFSPAQPIKEKVDTTRLTISQALDTVSRQMEISGNRPRTIGDYNIHVNYFVKLTGLTYLDEINADRIYEYLAKQNVSNQSKLTRLKCIKAFLSRCFDNGWIKTRYWKTINVKVDNNVKEGATDKDIKVLLSVLDLNDFVQLRDATAALLMYKTGIRINTIVHLENRHIDFENKLLRLDGEIMKNHQQLLLPFDDTLHRLLTVLTKQNDAVRREYKEKNEYVFVTKFGGIVSNSASHNNIQKRLNKYAKEYGLKNINPHALRRGFAKSLLSKGANIVEISKALGHSNLAVTTQYLHLEKEEVAENLRKFL from the coding sequence ATGCCGAAAAAGAAGCAAATATTTACAGTTACGGACGAGCTCAACGATATCTTTTCGCCAGCTCAACCGATAAAAGAAAAAGTCGACACAACTCGGCTAACAATTAGTCAAGCGTTAGACACGGTCAGCCGACAAATGGAAATCAGCGGTAATAGACCGAGAACCATCGGTGACTACAACATACACGTTAATTACTTCGTTAAATTGACCGGGCTAACGTACTTAGACGAAATCAACGCGGATCGTATTTACGAATACCTCGCGAAGCAGAATGTATCTAACCAGTCGAAATTAACACGCCTGAAGTGTATTAAAGCCTTCCTATCGCGTTGTTTTGATAACGGATGGATAAAGACTCGTTACTGGAAAACGATTAACGTGAAGGTCGATAACAACGTTAAAGAAGGAGCAACAGATAAAGATATTAAAGTCTTACTATCGGTGCTCGACTTAAATGACTTCGTTCAATTAAGAGACGCTACTGCTGCGTTATTAATGTATAAGACTGGTATCCGTATAAATACGATTGTTCACTTGGAGAATAGGCATATTGATTTCGAAAATAAGTTGCTGCGACTGGATGGCGAGATCATGAAAAACCATCAGCAACTATTATTGCCATTTGACGATACCCTACATCGGTTACTAACTGTCCTAACGAAGCAGAATGACGCTGTAAGACGAGAATATAAAGAAAAGAATGAATACGTATTTGTCACGAAGTTTGGCGGTATCGTATCGAATAGTGCCTCGCATAATAACATCCAGAAACGTTTAAATAAATACGCGAAAGAATACGGGTTGAAGAATATTAATCCGCACGCTCTTAGACGCGGTTTCGCTAAATCGTTATTGAGTAAAGGCGCTAATATCGTGGAGATATCGAAGGCGCTCGGTCATAGTAATTTAGCGGTTACAACGCAGTATCTACATTTAGAAAAAGAAGAAGTAGCAGAGAATCTTCGCAAGTTTTTATAG